One Brassica napus cultivar Da-Ae chromosome A1, Da-Ae, whole genome shotgun sequence genomic region harbors:
- the LOC125607162 gene encoding two-component response regulator ARR5-like translates to MQRSLRILSLSYFPLFFPTLPYKSLLLIPFAKSNLSLSSQIKSRFPLSISIVYRSLIDMAEVLRPEMLDISNDTSSLASPELLHVLAVDDSIVDRKFIERLLRVSSCKVTVVDSATRALQYLGLDGDNSSVGFQDLKINLIMTDYSMPGMTGYELLKKIKESSAFREIPVVIMSSENILPRIDRCLEEGAEDFLLKPVKLADVKRLRDSLMKAEERVFKNIMHKRELEANDIYSQLKRAKI, encoded by the exons ATGCAAAGATCTCTCAGAATCCTCTCGTTATCATATTTCCCTCTCTTTTTCCCCACTCTTCCTTATAAATCCTTACTCCTTATCCCATTTGCAAAATCAAATCTCTCACTTTCTTCTCAAATCAAAAGCAGATTCCCTCTCTCGATCTCTATCGTTTACCGATCTTTGATTGATATGGCGGAGGTTTTGCGTCCGGAGATGTTGGACATATCCAACGACACTTCTTCCTTAGCGTCGCCGGAGCTTCTTCACGTTCTTGCCGTCGACGACAGCATCGTCGATCGGAAGTTCATCGAGCGGTTGCTCAGAGTATCTTCTTGTAAAG TTACTGTTGTCGATAGCGCGACAAGAGCCTTGCAATACCTTGGATTAGATGGAGACAATAGTTCTGTTGGATTTCAG GATCTGAAGATTAATCTGATAATGACGGATTACTCTATGCCTGGGATGACTGGTTATGAACTATTGAAGAAGATCAAA GAATCATCAGCTTTCAGAGAAATACCGGTTGTGATTATGTCCTCAGAGAACATCTTGCCTCGTATAGATAG ATGTCTTGAAGAAGGTGCTGAAGATTTCTTATTGAAGCCTGTGAAGTTGGCTGATGtgaagagattaagagattcctTAATGAAAGCTGAGGAAAGAGTATTCAAGAATATTATGCACAAGAGGGAGCTAGAAGCTAATGATATCTACTCACAGCTAAAACGCGCAAAGATCTAA